In Raphanus sativus cultivar WK10039 chromosome 5, ASM80110v3, whole genome shotgun sequence, the following proteins share a genomic window:
- the LOC108862375 gene encoding rDNA transcriptional regulator pol5, with protein MGSKKRSSADLSEDVEKKSHHTDSFTMKNKKKKKSKTDEMNPDDTDDAAAPPPPGFASTGKDMEKKKKRKASDKERKRAAAALENDGESPRPPKPPAVVVSDSNSDAAAAASSSSSSLPELPLSYFRDLASPEASVREAAAASLVARLQEIQKRYEMLPDKESVDGGLMLEAEKNDGLDNCAPHLRYALRRLIRGVSSSRECARQGFALGLTLPVGLISSIDVESLLKLISDSLSVSSSMKGQDVKECLLGRLFAYGALARSGRLVEDWQSDKDSQIIKEFTDALIGLAAKKRYLQEPAVHVLLDLVDKLPAEAVVTHVMEAPELQKWFEQATEVGNPDALLLALKLHDKISVDHPVFGKLLPVPFSSGKFFSADHLSVIADCLKESTFCQPRVHSLWSVIRDMLLPEAVVQGEDVSSVPSSSKKQKRNRKSNPVEEEATNNIRSFCEVFMGGTLLSSSHDRKHLAFDILLLLLPKLPASFVQHCLSFKFVQCLMDILSTKDSWLHKVATHFLAELIDSVKDDDSKRVTVTMALQKHSEGKFDNITRTKTVKDLAADFETEEGCTLFLQNLMNLFVDEQHVSEEPSSMKWAQEPSSLNSDQSQTTDDNSEIGSNEEKDSVGTTVNSDVLKSWVIESLPGILKHAKLSPEAKLRVQKQILKFLAVQGLFVASLGTEVTSFELQEKFKWPKSATPNALCKMCIEQLQLLLSSSQKIENPLPKESGVEQPEDPVSYFMKFLSTLQSIPSVSLFRSLSEADEKAVKELQETESKLSTEERNCGLPADANKYHALRHLVVQLLLQILLHPGEFSEAASELSVCCVKAFSSSTDLLSSDGEGEADGEEEPAVMDVLVDTLLSLLPHSSAPMRSSIEQVFKYFCQDVTNDGLLRMLRVIKKDLKPARHQEDQDSEDLDDDEDLLAIEEEEEEENDEMGETGESDDPTDDSETVAGVARMAVDREVPENSDSSDDSEKEDDDGMDDDAMFRMDTYLAQIFKEKRNQAGGETAQSQLVLFKLRVLSLLEIYLHENPGNPQVMTVYLNLAQALVNPSTGESSQQLIQRIWGIIQKKIFKAKELFKDESIELTALVSLLERNLKLAAKPFKSKKSGVDPSKKKQSAAWNRHKMIVNMAENSTYWVLRIIDSRKFSETELKKILDVFRSVLVGYFDSKKSQIKVEFLEEVFRRKPWIAHQLFGVLLEKGASPKVEYRRVEALELISEALRTSVPISSEETQEESKKKMESHLVKLSYLIKGLVGNMPDKQARRAKVRKFCGRVFKLISSLKLTKSLLEGLGEDGQTACETVLGDLFMRLKSTED; from the exons ATGGGTAGTAAGAAGAGAAGCAGCGCCGATTTATCGGAGGATGTGGAGAAAAAGAGCCACCACACCGATTCCTTCAcgatgaagaacaagaagaagaagaagtccaAGACCGACGAGATGAACCCTGACGACACCGATGATGCcgctgctcctcctcctccaggcTTCGCGAGTACTGGTAAAGACatggagaaaaagaagaagaggaaagctTCCGACAAAGAGAGAAAACGCGCCGCCGCCGCTCTCGAGAACGACGGCGAGTCTCCCCGGCCGCCGAAACCCCCCGCGGTGGTGGTCTCCGATTCGAACTCCGACGCCGCCGCAGcggcttcttcctcttcctcctctttgcCGGAGCTGCCTCTTAGCTATTTTAGGGATTTGGCTTCTCCCGAGGCTTCCGTCAGGGAAGCGGCTGCTGCCTCCTTGGTGGCGAGGCTGCAGGAGATTCAGAAGAGGTACGAGATGTTGCCTGATAAGGAGTCTGTTGATGGAGGGTTGATGCTTGAAGCTGAGAAGAACGATGGGTTGGATAACTGTGCGCCGCATCTTAGATACGCTCTTCGCAGGCTTATCCGTGGTGTCTCTTCTTCCAGAGAg TGTGCAAGACAAGGATTTGCGTTGGGGTTGACGTTACCTGTTGGCTTGATCTCTAGCATTGATGTGGAGTCGCTACTGAAGCTCATTTCTGATTCTTTGTCCGTGTCTTCGTCCATGAAGGGACAG GATGTGAAAGAATGCTTATTGGGTCGGTTGTTTGCTTACGGTGCGTTAGCACGATCTGGAAGACTAGTTGAAGATTGGCAATCTGATAAAGACTCTCAGATTATCAAAGAGTTTACCGATGCTCTCATTGGTCTCGCTGCGAAGAAACGTTACTTGCAGGAGCCAGCTGTTCATGTTCTTCTAGATTTAGTTGACAAG CTGCCTGCTGAAGCTGTTGTGACTCATGTTATGGAAGCTCCAGAGCTTCAGAAGTGGTTTGAACAAGCCACCGAGGTTGGTAACCCGGATGCTTTGCTCCTAGCGCTCAAGCTTCATGACAAGATATCAGTCGATCACCCTGTCTTTGGCAAGCTCCTACCAGTTCCTTTCAGTTCCGGGAAGTTTTTTTCTGCTGATCATCTATCAGTCATTGCTGATTGCTTGAAG GAATCTACTTTCTGCCAGCCTCGTGTTCATAGCTTATGGTCTGTCATTCGTGACATGCTGTTGCCGGAAGCTGTTGTTCAAGGCGAAGATGTCTCGTCGGTTCCGAGTTCCTCCAAAAAGCAGAAGCGGAACCGCAAGTCCAACCCCGTAGAAGAAGAAGCCACAAATAACATCCGGAGTTTCTGCGAAGTTTTTATGGGAGGGACCCTGCTTTCTTCATCTCATGATCGCAAGCATTTGGCATTCGATAtcctgcttcttcttctcccaaaGCTTCCTGCAAGTTTCGTCCAACACTGTTTGTCGTTCAAGTTTGTTCAGTGCCTCATGGATATACTCTCCACAAAGGACTCTTGGCTGCATAAAGTTGCAACCCATTTTCTTGCGGAGTTGATAGATTCGGTGAAAGACGATGATTCCAAGAGGGTCACTGTTACAATGGCTCTTCAGAAACACAGTGAAGGAAAATTTGACAATATTACGCGTACGAAAACTGTGAAAGATTTAGCTGCTGATTTTGAAACTGAAGAGGGTTGCACGCTATTTCTCCAGAACTTGATGAACTTGTTTGTGGATGAACAGCATGTTTCCGAGGAGCCTTCAAGTATGAAATGGGCTCAAGAACCTTCCTCTCTCAACTCAGATCAGAGTCAAACAACAGACGATAATTCCGAGATAGGTTCAAACGAGGAGAAGGATTCGGTTGGAACAACTGTAAACTCAGATGTTCTGAAAAGCTGGGTCATTGAGTCTCTCCCTGGCATTTTAAAACATGCCAAACTGTCTCCAGAGGCCAAACTACGAGTGCAAAAGCAGATCCTGAAATTTCTCGCTGTTCAAGGCCTATTTGTGGCTTCTCTAGGCACTGAAGTTACATCATTTGAGTTGCAGGAGAAGTTTAAGTGGCCGAAGTCAGCTACTCCTAATGCTCTTTGCAAAATGTGCATCGAACAGCTTCAACTACTGCTGTCGAGTTCTCAAAAGATTGAAAATCCTCTACCTAAGGAGAGTGGCGTGGAGCAGCCTGAGGATCCTGTTTCGTACTTCATGAAGTTCCTTAGCACGCTGCAGAGCATTCCCTCGGTTTCTCTCTTCCGTTCCTTGAGTGAAGCAGATGAAAAGGCTGTCAAAGAATTACAAGAAACAGAAAGTAAACTCTCAACGGAG GAAAGGAATTGTGGATTACCTGCTGATGCAAATAAGTATCATGCATTGAGGCACTTAGTCGTTCAGCTGTTGCTTCAAATACTCCTCCATCCGGGAGAGTTCTCTGAAGCTGCAAGTGAACTGTCAGTATGCTGTGTCAAAGCTTTCAGTTCCTCTACTGATCTTCTGAGTAGTGATGGCGAAGGTGAGGCTGATGGTGAAGAAGAACCAGCAGTCATGGATGTCCTCGTGGACACATTACTTTCTCTCTTGCCACATTCTTCAGCTCCAATGCGATCTTCCATTGAGCAG GTTTTCAAGTACTTCTGTCAAGATGTTACCAATGATGGGCTGCTGAGAATGCTACGTGTGATCAAGAAAGATCTAAAACCGGCTAGACATCAGGAGGACCAAGACTCTGAGGATCTTGACGATGATGAAGATCTTCTAGCTatcgaagaggaagaagaagaagaaaatgatgaaatgGGTGAGACTGGCGAGAGCGACGATCCAACCGATGATTCTGAAACAGTTGCTGGCGTTGCCCGAATGGCAGTTGACAGAGAGGTTCCTGAAAATTCGGATTCTTCTGATGACtctgaaaaagaagatgatgatggtatGGATGACGATGCAATGTTCCGTATGGACACTTATTTGGCACAGATATTCAAGGAGAAGAGGAATCAAGCTGGCGGCGAAACTGCTCAGTCCCAGCTTGTTTTGTTTAAACTCCGTGTCCTCTCCCTTCTCGAAATCTACCTTCATGAAAATCCAG GTAATCCTCAAGTTATGACAGTGTACTTAAACTTAGCTCAGGCACTAGTGAACCCAAGCACTGGAGAAAGTAGTCAGCAGCTTATACAGCGGATTTGGGGTATCATCCAGAAGAAGATCTTCAAGGCTAAAGAGTTATTCAAGGATGAATCTATTGAATTGACTGCACTTGTTTCTTTATTGGAGAGGAATCTTAAACTGGCGGCAAAGCCATTCAAGAGTAAGAAGTCAGGTGTTGATCCTTCCAAGAAGAAGCAGTCTGCTGCGTGGAACCGACACAAGATGATCGTTAACATGGCCGAGAACTCAACTTACTGGGTTTTGAGGATAATTGACTCGAGAAAGTTCTCAGAAACCGAACTGAAGAAGATCTTGGATGTATTTAGGAGTGTTCTTGTCGGGTACTTTGATAGTAAGAAGTCTCAGATAAAGGTAGAATTTCTTGAGGAAGTGTTTAGAAGGAAACCGTGGATTGCACACCAACTGTTTGGGGTTCTTCTGGAGAAAGGTGCGAGTCCTAAAGTAGAGTATCGTAGAGTGGAAGCCCTTGAACTGATCTCTGAAGCTTTAAGAACGTCGGTTCCCATAAGCAGCGAAGAGACCCAAGAAGAGTcgaagaagaaaatggagagCCATCTGGTGAAACTGAGTTATTTGATTAAAGGGCTTGTTGGAAATATGCCGGATAAGCAAGCAAGACGAGCTAAGGTGCGCAAGTTCTGTGGCAGGGTCTTTAAATTGATCTCGTCGTTGAAACTCACCAAGTCTCTCCTGGAGGGTTTGGGAGAAGATGGTCAAACAGCTTGCGAAACTGTACTTGGTGATCTGTTTATGAGACTCAAGAGCACTGAGGATTAA
- the LOC108856324 gene encoding uncharacterized protein LOC108856324, which produces MGRRSSGGRSAPRPRPAAARSPPPQTVNRAPPPAPAAQASGGGGMLSGIGSTIAQGMAFGTGSAVAHRAVDAVMGPRTIQHEGVETASASAAPAAGNVFSSSCDLHAKAFQDCVSSYGSDISKCQFYMDMLSECRKNSASTIGA; this is translated from the exons atgggtCGCCGTAGCTCAGGAG GAAGATCTGCACCTCGTCCCCGTCCTGCTGCTGCACGCAGCCCCCCTCCTCAAACTG tAAACCGTGCACCTCCTCCAGCACCAGCAGCTCAGGCTAGCGGTGGCGGTGGCATGCTTTCAGGCATCGGTTCAACTATCGCTCAGG GTATGGCTTTTGGTACCGGAAGCGCTGTTGCGCATAGGGCTGTTGATGCTGTGATGGGCCCACGAACCATTCAGCATGAAGGTGTTGAGACCGCCTCTGCTTCTGCTGCTCCTGCTGCAGGCAACGTGTTTTCCAGCTCCTGTGACCTTCATGCTAAGGCTTTCCAAGAT TGCGTCAGCAGCTATGGAAGCGATATTAGCAAGTGTCAGTTCTACATGGACATGTTGTCTGAGTGCAGGAAGAACTCCGCTTCCACTATTGGTGCCTGA
- the LOC108862627 gene encoding KH domain-containing protein HEN4 isoform X1: protein MERNSFHYSTEKRSRAVDPGSGFGSSKKAKTHHAHLLSPLVVPVGHASFRLLSAISQVGAVIGKSGSVIKQLQQSTGAKIRVEEPPAGSPDRVITIIAQVDSTSRVKLGVVDSNGSTEVEDEVEVSKAQAALIRVFEILAAEAGSSTVVCRLLTESSHAGAVIGKGGQMVGRIRKETGCKIAIRTENLPVCADSDDEMVEIEGNVNAVKKALVSVSRCLQDCQDVKKIRMVGNRPPLEKETNQESSHRPLETIIQDSLLRRSVEDYDYRPRAADMFPRGTLARPSDVIPHEALHLRHVEDRRHIEEDRQDALRRQIEAERQDALRRHIDLGHREVLYRPSDGVRGDVFLQHREVDTSSHESLHRPYEMVQRDAIRGIPFESLQRDAIRGIPFESLQRDSFGRTIETIPQETLRRPSSDFLTHRSSTLDTHPHSITTSTLMTKAATLKPHQSEVEAENQDVVFKILCSTENAGGVIGTGGKVIRTLHSESGALISVGNTIADCEERLITVTASESPERQSSPAQKAILLVFTRLFELATKKILDNGSRMSITARLVVPTSQIGCLLGKGGAVVSEMRKATGAAIQILKVEQNPKCTSENDQVVQITGEFPNVREAIYHVTSRLRDSLFSNAMKSSVTKSNSTLTTERIHRGQSDNPLSVGSHQSFGHPPTISTSLHRRTDDSYLSGSQLSINYSRPAVADPYTRPEDPVPDRFNPSAGYSPNFGRRSAMDHHDISHHLTETASRMWASPPPAALRGLSDASGGLSSARPGPGHGLGSGHKSAIVTNTTVEIRVPENAMSFVYGEHGNNLEQLRQLNIGMLCTTLRLVLIVIIQKDAKRSSVETKSESEVEFNAHKQAITFEDVAINILFAYNVCMSVENLSMFKRKNKELEFVILVSEMQYFKSFFEMYVFSKKNRKGSIFLRRC, encoded by the exons ATGGAGCGAAACAGCTTTCACTATTCTACAGAGAAGAGATCCAGAGCGGTAGATCCGGGTTCAGGATTCGGATCTTCCAAAAAGGCGAAGACGCATCACGCGCACCTGCTCTCGCCTCTGGTTGTTCCCGTGGGACACGCGTCGTTCCGACTGCTCAGCGCGATATCGCAGGTCGGCGCGGTGATTGGAAAATCCGGAAGCGTGATCAAGCAGCTCCAGCAGTCAACGGGAGCTAAGATACGTGTCGAGGAGCCTCCGGCCGGGTCTCCGGATCGGGTCATCACGATCATCGCACAGGTGGATTCAACCTCTAGGGTGAAGCTAGGTGTTGTTGATAGCAACGGGAGCACAGAGGTGGAGGATGAAGTCGAGGTTTCTAAAGCACAGGCAGCGCTGATTCGTGTCTTCGAGATTCTAGCGGCTGAAGCGGGTAGCAGTACGGTGGTGTGCCGTCTGTTGACGGAGTCTAGCCACGCCGGTGCGGTGATAGGCAAGGGTGGGCAAATGGTGGGGCGTATTAGGAAAGAAACTGGTTGCAAGATTGCTATAAGGACTGAGAATTTGCCTGTTTGCGCTGATAGTGATGACGAGATGGTGGAG ATTGAAGGTAATGTTAATGCTGTGAAGAAAGCTCTTGTATCTGTCTCCCGCTGCTTGCAAGATTGCCAAGATGTTAAGAAGATAAGGATGGTGGGAAACAGACCCCCACTTGAGAAAGAGACCAACCAAGAATCTTCTCATAGGCCGTTGGAAACGATTATTCAGGATTCTCTTCTTCGTAGGTCGGTTGAAGATTATGATTATAGACCGAGAGCAGCTGACATGTTTCCTCGGGGCACTTTAGCTCGCCCCAGTGATGTGATTCCTCATGAAGCTTTGCATCTTAGGCATGTCGAGGACCGCAGGCATATTGAGGAGGACCGTCAAGATGCTTTACGCAGGCAGATTGAGGCGGAACGGCAAGATGCTTTACGTAGGCATATTGATTTGGGTCATAGAGAAGTGTTATACAGGCCTTCTGATGGTGTCAGGGGAGATGTTTTTCTACAGCATAGAGAGGTGGATACATCTTCTCATGAGTCCTTGCATAGACCTTACGAGATGGTTCAACGTGATGCTATTAGGGGCATTCCGTTTGAGTCGCTTCAACGTGATGCTATTAGGGGCATTCCGTTTGAGTCGCTTCAACGTGATTCGTTTGGAAGGACTATTGAAACAATCCCACAAGAAACTCTTCGTCGGCCAAGTTCAGATTTTCTTACTCATCGTAGTTCCACTCTAGATACACATCCTCACAGCATTACGACCTCTACTCTAATGACTAAAGCTGCCACCTTGAAACCACACCAATCAGAAGTGGAAGCAGAGAACCAAGACGTAGTTTTTAAGATACTATGTTCCACTGAGAATGCTGGAGGAGTTATTGGGACAGGAGGTAAAGTTATAAGGACGCTTCATAGCGAGTCAGGGGCCTTAATAAGTGTTGGGAATACAATTGCTGACTGTGAAGAACGTCTAATCACAGTTACTGCATCagag AGCCCTGAACGTCAAAGCTCGCCAGCCCAGAAAGCTATTCTCCTTGTTTTTACTAGATTGTTTGAGCTTGCCACTAAAAAAATCCTAGACAATGGCTCAAGGATGTCTATAACTGCACGGCTTGTGGTCCCAACAAGTCAGATTGGTTGTTTGCTGGGAAAAGGAGGTGCTGTAGTTTCGGAAATGCGGAAAGCCACAGGGGCTGCAATTCAAATTTTGAAGGTTGAGCAGAATCCAAAATGTACTTCAGAGAATGATCAAGTTGTGCAG ATTACAGGAGAGTTCCCCAATGTAAGAGAAGCCATCTACCATGTTACGAGCAGGCTGCGAGACAGTCTTTTCTCTAACGCAATGAAAAGTTCCGTAACCAAGAGCAACTCCACCTTAACTACAGAGAGAATCCACCGCGGACAATCAGATAATCCCCTGTCTGTTGGGTCTCATCAGTCCTTTGGTCATCCACCTACCATCTCTACAAGTCTGCACAGAAGAACTGATGACTCCTATTTAAGTGGGTCTCAATTATCAATTAACTATTCGAGACCTGCTGTCGCAGATCCTTACACACGACCAGAAGACCCGGTTCCTGATAGGTTCAATCCATCAGCAGGCTATTCTCCTAATTTTGGTCGGCGGTCTGCTATGGACCACCATGATATCTCCCATCACTTAACTGAGACTGCATCTCGTATGTGGGCCTCCCCG CCACCGGCAGCTCTAAGAGGCTTATCTGATGCCAGTGGTGGATTATCTTCTGCACGGCCTGGGCCTGGTCACGGTCTTGGCAG TGGACACAAATCTGCCATCGTTACAAACACAACTGTAGAAATTAGAGTTCCGGAAAATGCTATGAGCTTTGTGTATGGAGAGCATGGCAACAATCTGGAACAACTGAGACAG tTGAACATTGGTATGTTGTGTACTACTCTACGTTTGGTTTTGATCGTAATCATACAAAAAGATGCAAAAAGATCTTCCGTGGAGACCAAGTCAGAATCAGAGGTGGAGTTTAATGCTCATAAACAAGCAATAACCTTTGAAGATGTAGCCATTAATATTCTTTTTGCTTACAACGTTTGTATGTCTGTAGAGAATTTGAGtatgttcaaaagaaaaaataaagaacttGAGTTTGTAATTTTGGTGAGTGAAATGCagtattttaaatcattttttgaaaTGTACGTTTTTAGCAAAAAGAATAGAAAAGGTAGTATCTTCCTCAGGCGATGTTGA
- the LOC108862627 gene encoding KH domain-containing protein HEN4 isoform X2, with translation MERNSFHYSTEKRSRAVDPGSGFGSSKKAKTHHAHLLSPLVVPVGHASFRLLSAISQVGAVIGKSGSVIKQLQQSTGAKIRVEEPPAGSPDRVITIIAQVDSTSRVKLGVVDSNGSTEVEDEVEVSKAQAALIRVFEILAAEAGSSTVVCRLLTESSHAGAVIGKGGQMVGRIRKETGCKIAIRTENLPVCADSDDEMVEIEGNVNAVKKALVSVSRCLQDCQDVKKIRMVGNRPPLEKETNQESSHRPLETIIQDSLLRRSVEDYDYRPRAADMFPRGTLARPSDVIPHEALHLRHVEDRRHIEEDRQDALRRQIEAERQDALRRHIDLGHREVLYRPSDGVRGDVFLQHREVDTSSHESLHRPYEMVQRDAIRGIPFESLQRDAIRGIPFESLQRDSFGRTIETIPQETLRRPSSDFLTHRSSTLDTHPHSITTSTLMTKAATLKPHQSEVEAENQDVVFKILCSTENAGGVIGTGGKVIRTLHSESGALISVGNTIADCEERLITVTASESPERQSSPAQKAILLVFTRLFELATKKILDNGSRMSITARLVVPTSQIGCLLGKGGAVVSEMRKATGAAIQILKVEQNPKCTSENDQVVQITGEFPNVREAIYHVTSRLRDSLFSNAMKSSVTKSNSTLTTERIHRGQSDNPLSVGSHQSFGHPPTISTSLHRRTDDSYLSGSQLSINYSRPAVADPYTRPEDPVPDRFNPSAGYSPNFGRRSAMDHHDISHHLTETASRMWASPPPAALRGLSDASGGLSSARPGPGHGLGSGHKSAIVTNTTVEIRVPENAMSFVYGEHGNNLEQLRQISGARVIVHEPHLGTSDRIIVISGTPDQTQAAQNLLHAFILKGETSLSKRYNLN, from the exons ATGGAGCGAAACAGCTTTCACTATTCTACAGAGAAGAGATCCAGAGCGGTAGATCCGGGTTCAGGATTCGGATCTTCCAAAAAGGCGAAGACGCATCACGCGCACCTGCTCTCGCCTCTGGTTGTTCCCGTGGGACACGCGTCGTTCCGACTGCTCAGCGCGATATCGCAGGTCGGCGCGGTGATTGGAAAATCCGGAAGCGTGATCAAGCAGCTCCAGCAGTCAACGGGAGCTAAGATACGTGTCGAGGAGCCTCCGGCCGGGTCTCCGGATCGGGTCATCACGATCATCGCACAGGTGGATTCAACCTCTAGGGTGAAGCTAGGTGTTGTTGATAGCAACGGGAGCACAGAGGTGGAGGATGAAGTCGAGGTTTCTAAAGCACAGGCAGCGCTGATTCGTGTCTTCGAGATTCTAGCGGCTGAAGCGGGTAGCAGTACGGTGGTGTGCCGTCTGTTGACGGAGTCTAGCCACGCCGGTGCGGTGATAGGCAAGGGTGGGCAAATGGTGGGGCGTATTAGGAAAGAAACTGGTTGCAAGATTGCTATAAGGACTGAGAATTTGCCTGTTTGCGCTGATAGTGATGACGAGATGGTGGAG ATTGAAGGTAATGTTAATGCTGTGAAGAAAGCTCTTGTATCTGTCTCCCGCTGCTTGCAAGATTGCCAAGATGTTAAGAAGATAAGGATGGTGGGAAACAGACCCCCACTTGAGAAAGAGACCAACCAAGAATCTTCTCATAGGCCGTTGGAAACGATTATTCAGGATTCTCTTCTTCGTAGGTCGGTTGAAGATTATGATTATAGACCGAGAGCAGCTGACATGTTTCCTCGGGGCACTTTAGCTCGCCCCAGTGATGTGATTCCTCATGAAGCTTTGCATCTTAGGCATGTCGAGGACCGCAGGCATATTGAGGAGGACCGTCAAGATGCTTTACGCAGGCAGATTGAGGCGGAACGGCAAGATGCTTTACGTAGGCATATTGATTTGGGTCATAGAGAAGTGTTATACAGGCCTTCTGATGGTGTCAGGGGAGATGTTTTTCTACAGCATAGAGAGGTGGATACATCTTCTCATGAGTCCTTGCATAGACCTTACGAGATGGTTCAACGTGATGCTATTAGGGGCATTCCGTTTGAGTCGCTTCAACGTGATGCTATTAGGGGCATTCCGTTTGAGTCGCTTCAACGTGATTCGTTTGGAAGGACTATTGAAACAATCCCACAAGAAACTCTTCGTCGGCCAAGTTCAGATTTTCTTACTCATCGTAGTTCCACTCTAGATACACATCCTCACAGCATTACGACCTCTACTCTAATGACTAAAGCTGCCACCTTGAAACCACACCAATCAGAAGTGGAAGCAGAGAACCAAGACGTAGTTTTTAAGATACTATGTTCCACTGAGAATGCTGGAGGAGTTATTGGGACAGGAGGTAAAGTTATAAGGACGCTTCATAGCGAGTCAGGGGCCTTAATAAGTGTTGGGAATACAATTGCTGACTGTGAAGAACGTCTAATCACAGTTACTGCATCagag AGCCCTGAACGTCAAAGCTCGCCAGCCCAGAAAGCTATTCTCCTTGTTTTTACTAGATTGTTTGAGCTTGCCACTAAAAAAATCCTAGACAATGGCTCAAGGATGTCTATAACTGCACGGCTTGTGGTCCCAACAAGTCAGATTGGTTGTTTGCTGGGAAAAGGAGGTGCTGTAGTTTCGGAAATGCGGAAAGCCACAGGGGCTGCAATTCAAATTTTGAAGGTTGAGCAGAATCCAAAATGTACTTCAGAGAATGATCAAGTTGTGCAG ATTACAGGAGAGTTCCCCAATGTAAGAGAAGCCATCTACCATGTTACGAGCAGGCTGCGAGACAGTCTTTTCTCTAACGCAATGAAAAGTTCCGTAACCAAGAGCAACTCCACCTTAACTACAGAGAGAATCCACCGCGGACAATCAGATAATCCCCTGTCTGTTGGGTCTCATCAGTCCTTTGGTCATCCACCTACCATCTCTACAAGTCTGCACAGAAGAACTGATGACTCCTATTTAAGTGGGTCTCAATTATCAATTAACTATTCGAGACCTGCTGTCGCAGATCCTTACACACGACCAGAAGACCCGGTTCCTGATAGGTTCAATCCATCAGCAGGCTATTCTCCTAATTTTGGTCGGCGGTCTGCTATGGACCACCATGATATCTCCCATCACTTAACTGAGACTGCATCTCGTATGTGGGCCTCCCCG CCACCGGCAGCTCTAAGAGGCTTATCTGATGCCAGTGGTGGATTATCTTCTGCACGGCCTGGGCCTGGTCACGGTCTTGGCAG TGGACACAAATCTGCCATCGTTACAAACACAACTGTAGAAATTAGAGTTCCGGAAAATGCTATGAGCTTTGTGTATGGAGAGCATGGCAACAATCTGGAACAACTGAGACAG ATATCGGGTGCGAGAGTCATAGTCCATGAACCTCATCTAGGAACAAGTGACAGGATCATTGTCATATCAGGGACACCTGATCAAACCCAGGCTGCTCAAAACCTCCTTCACGCATTCATTCTTAAAGGTGAAACCTCATTGTCCAAAAGATACAACCTAAACTAG